A DNA window from Iodobacter ciconiae contains the following coding sequences:
- a CDS encoding Stp1/IreP family PP2C-type Ser/Thr phosphatase — MPNLSQALDMAGVTDSGLHRDHNEDTIHFDAKKGLVVLADGMGGYNAGEVASGIAVEMICHVVHDAMQSSFPLHLPRPNSLWPAAHDVLMAAVHYANQSIYSTAQSQPQCAGMGTTLVCALFYDSRLAVAHVGDSRLYRLRGEEFIQLTRDHSFLQEQIDSDIITPEEARHSTYKNLVTRAVGIESSVQAELHEYAVLPGDIYLFCSDGLSDMADDHDIADSITAFSSNLELSSTQLIQLANDMGGKDNISAILVKVKEAFPANTGLWSKMSAWFT, encoded by the coding sequence ATGCCTAACCTTTCACAAGCGCTGGATATGGCAGGCGTAACAGACTCCGGCTTGCATCGCGATCATAATGAAGACACCATTCACTTTGATGCAAAAAAAGGCCTTGTGGTACTGGCGGATGGGATGGGCGGTTATAACGCGGGTGAAGTGGCCAGCGGTATCGCAGTAGAAATGATTTGCCATGTGGTGCATGATGCGATGCAATCCAGTTTTCCCCTGCATTTGCCAAGACCAAACAGCCTCTGGCCTGCCGCACACGATGTGCTGATGGCTGCCGTCCACTATGCAAATCAGTCCATCTACAGCACGGCACAAAGCCAGCCCCAATGTGCAGGAATGGGCACCACTCTGGTCTGCGCGCTGTTTTATGATTCCCGCCTTGCCGTCGCCCATGTGGGCGACTCCAGGCTTTACCGCCTACGGGGCGAGGAGTTTATTCAGCTAACAAGAGATCATTCTTTTTTACAAGAGCAAATAGACAGCGATATCATCACCCCTGAAGAAGCACGGCACTCTACTTATAAAAATCTGGTTACCCGGGCAGTAGGGATAGAGAGCAGCGTACAGGCCGAGTTACACGAATACGCTGTTTTACCCGGCGATATTTATTTATTCTGCTCCGATGGCCTCAGCGATATGGCTGATGATCATGATATTGCAGATAGCATTACGGCCTTCAGTAGTAATTTGGAGCTCAGCAGCACGCAGTTGATTCAGCTGGCTAACGATATGGGGGGAAAAGATAATATTTCTGCCATTTTAGTAAAAGTAAAAGAAGCTTTTCCGGCCAATACAGGTTTGTGGTCAAAAATGAGTGCCTGGTTTACCTAG
- a CDS encoding FHA domain-containing protein, translated as MAKIVLSLDGVLIKEIKLNKERLTIGRRPGNDLQIDNLAVSGEHAVLIMQGSNVFIEDLNSTNGTKVNYHEIQRERLQEGDEILVGKHILRYVSEKIADDPDFEKTVMMERPPARTKPVHPPMQLTPTSADTPHQPLGVIKVMSGANAGKELELNKKLTSLGKTGVQVAVITQRPQGYFLTHVEGDKHPSINKKEIGIQAHLLQEKDVIELLGIEMTFFYRS; from the coding sequence ATGGCCAAAATCGTTCTTAGTCTGGACGGCGTTTTAATTAAAGAAATCAAACTCAACAAAGAGCGGCTCACCATTGGCCGCCGCCCGGGTAATGATTTACAAATCGATAACCTGGCAGTTTCGGGAGAGCATGCAGTATTAATCATGCAAGGCTCGAATGTATTTATTGAAGATTTAAACAGCACCAATGGCACTAAAGTTAATTATCACGAAATTCAAAGAGAGCGGCTTCAAGAAGGCGATGAAATTCTTGTCGGCAAGCATATTTTGCGTTACGTCAGCGAAAAAATTGCTGACGATCCCGATTTTGAAAAAACAGTCATGATGGAGCGCCCCCCAGCCAGAACAAAACCGGTGCATCCCCCTATGCAGCTCACCCCCACCTCGGCAGATACACCGCATCAGCCACTGGGTGTGATTAAAGTAATGTCCGGAGCCAATGCTGGAAAAGAGCTGGAACTCAATAAAAAACTCACCTCCCTTGGCAAAACGGGAGTGCAGGTCGCCGTTATCACCCAAAGACCGCAGGGCTATTTCTTAACCCATGTAGAAGGTGATAAACACCCTTCTATCAATAAAAAAGAAATTGGTATTCAGGCTCATTTACTTCAAGAAAAAGACGTTATCGAGCTGCTGGGCATCGAAATGACGTTTTTCTATCGCAGCTAG
- a CDS encoding MBL fold metallo-hydrolase — protein MHLQILGCSGGIGGANRSTSFLLNDSILIDAGTGVGDLSFTALTRIEHVFLTHAHLDHIACLPMLADTILGSRSAPLTVYASKATLDALKKHIFNWAIWPDFNKIPNSEAPFLRYATLETGQSCCIEKCTITAIPAVHTVPAVGYQLDSGQNSIIFSGDSVCSPAFWDIVNTTGNLGHLIIETAFSNREYQLANTAKHFCPLTLLEQLKNLSRPCQIWVTHLKPADSELTMQEILQDNKDLNIRRLEQNQVINF, from the coding sequence ATGCACTTACAAATACTGGGGTGTAGTGGCGGAATCGGGGGTGCAAACCGCAGCACCTCTTTTTTACTTAACGATTCGATCCTGATCGACGCAGGAACCGGAGTAGGAGACCTGAGCTTTACGGCGCTTACCCGTATTGAACATGTTTTCCTTACCCATGCCCATCTTGATCATATTGCCTGCCTGCCTATGCTGGCCGATACCATACTGGGCAGCCGAAGCGCTCCGCTCACCGTTTATGCCAGTAAGGCCACATTAGACGCGTTAAAAAAACATATTTTCAATTGGGCCATCTGGCCCGACTTTAACAAAATACCCAATAGTGAAGCCCCTTTTCTACGCTATGCCACACTGGAGACAGGGCAATCTTGCTGCATAGAAAAATGCACCATTACCGCCATCCCCGCAGTACACACCGTGCCTGCCGTTGGTTATCAACTCGATAGCGGGCAAAACTCAATTATTTTTAGCGGTGATTCGGTTTGCAGCCCCGCTTTCTGGGACATCGTCAACACCACCGGCAACCTCGGCCACTTGATCATCGAAACAGCATTTAGCAATCGTGAATACCAGCTCGCCAATACGGCCAAGCACTTTTGCCCCCTTACATTACTAGAACAGCTCAAAAATTTGAGCCGCCCTTGCCAAATATGGGTAACCCACTTAAAACCTGCCGACTCTGAGCTAACTATGCAAGAAATACTGCAGGATAACAAAGACTTGAATATCCGCAGATTAGAGCAAAATCAGGTGATCAATTTTTAG